From the Leptospira sp. WS60.C2 genome, one window contains:
- a CDS encoding M48 family metallopeptidase, with protein sequence MTRFLIPILSLLLFIHCNTSPTGRRQITLVDDAEMNEMGAQAFVEMKTKTPIDTRANTNAYVKCIVESQLVVTTDTTGVEHWEVVVFKDNMPNAFALPGGKIGVYTGMFSVAKNKDQLAAVIGHEIGHVIARHGNERVSQNQLASGSMKMLETLGKPAVAGALGMGAKFGVLLPFSRQHESEADLIGLEIMAKAGFDPRESVKLWQNMSALSSGKPNELLSTHPSDETRMRQLNEAMPKAMALFESAVQSGKKPNCHL encoded by the coding sequence ATGACTCGATTTCTAATTCCAATCTTAAGTTTACTTCTATTCATACATTGTAATACTTCTCCAACAGGAAGAAGGCAAATCACTTTGGTTGATGATGCGGAGATGAATGAAATGGGTGCACAAGCATTCGTTGAAATGAAAACCAAAACCCCGATCGATACAAGGGCTAATACAAATGCCTATGTAAAATGCATCGTAGAGTCTCAATTGGTTGTGACAACAGACACAACTGGTGTAGAGCATTGGGAAGTTGTGGTGTTCAAAGACAATATGCCAAACGCATTTGCCTTACCAGGTGGAAAAATTGGAGTTTACACAGGGATGTTTTCTGTAGCAAAAAACAAAGACCAGCTAGCAGCTGTAATTGGACATGAAATAGGGCATGTTATCGCAAGACACGGAAATGAAAGAGTTTCTCAAAACCAGTTGGCGTCAGGCTCTATGAAAATGTTAGAAACACTTGGAAAACCTGCTGTAGCAGGTGCCTTAGGAATGGGTGCTAAGTTTGGAGTGTTATTACCATTTTCACGACAGCACGAATCAGAGGCGGATTTGATTGGTTTAGAAATTATGGCCAAAGCTGGTTTTGATCCAAGGGAAAGTGTAAAACTTTGGCAAAATATGAGTGCTTTGAGTAGCGGAAAACCAAACGAACTTTTGTCGACGCATCCATCTGATGAAACCAGAATGCGCCAATTGAATGAAGCGATGCCGAAGGCAATGGCTTTGTTTGAATCTGCTGTCCAATCGGGGAAAAAACCAAATTGTCATCTGTGA
- a CDS encoding MORN repeat-containing protein — translation MKNHWFPLLFGSFVFFLFISCASNDPKDGSDPNKQDTKANSRNANIEDPEKGSKKFGCIEGNCVNGVGKYVYDNGDIYTGSFKNDLRDGAGNFLYADGEKFNGTYVEDKKQGPGEYNFKNGDKYVGEFQNGQINGKGTYTFKDGKSVSGDFTSDGQEGIGVLTDDGKSRNCKITGRKLLCE, via the coding sequence TCATTTGTTTTTTTCCTTTTTATCTCTTGCGCTTCCAATGATCCAAAAGATGGATCTGATCCAAACAAACAAGACACAAAAGCTAATTCACGTAATGCGAATATTGAGGATCCAGAGAAAGGCTCCAAAAAATTCGGATGCATTGAAGGCAATTGTGTCAATGGCGTCGGTAAATATGTATACGATAACGGTGATATTTATACGGGATCTTTCAAGAATGATTTGAGAGATGGCGCTGGAAATTTTTTATACGCCGATGGAGAAAAGTTTAACGGAACCTATGTAGAAGATAAAAAACAAGGACCAGGAGAATATAATTTTAAGAACGGTGATAAGTATGTAGGAGAATTCCAAAATGGACAGATCAACGGAAAAGGAACCTATACGTTCAAAGATGGAAAATCAGTATCAGGTGACTTTACCTCCGATGGCCAAGAAGGAATCGGAGTTTTAACTGACGATGGAAAATCCAGAAACTGTAAAATCACCGGTAGAAAGTTACTCTGTGAGTAA
- a CDS encoding putative bifunctional diguanylate cyclase/phosphodiesterase: MGSPISVLILENDSNSVFDIVREMKANGVSPLYKVVESFGSFESTVLEEDWDAILCSTRKPFSLEVPLYLKFLHEKKIDIPVILLSDPEEFQKNLSYMKSGVNDIIDRKTLLRLTEVLERERRELVYRKEKNTTESFLFQSLKEIQLQKFALDQANIVSITDANGIITYVNDAFAEVTGFHVTELLGQNHRILKSQNKSKEEWEKIWESIHKGNVWRGEIQNIKKDGSFFWVDTTIVPFTGNDGSVFQYIAIHHDITDRKLAEEQLTHDAFYDNLTGLPNRALYLARIEQKIFTYNIKNDGYPILFCINIDNFKRINHSLGNEAGDKILIIFSQRLKQFSDKEAIITRLGADNFSILVSHLLSIEEAVDYAHRLLEYIEDPIPLGGYEIYLTASCGISAFGLGGKEADVLLRNAEIAMFHAKSQKVGTVSVFNQAMQEKIHFQLEIQNDLKKALSQNEISVFYQPILDLKSNKIGHWEALVRWRHPQRGMVSPAEFIPLAEDSGLIVPITRFVLEQTANVIEEVQLKNGYPISIAVNLSPQVFFDQNIFHWIVDLHRQRKIPYSSLQVEITESLAMRNLSDTVPILSNLIDIGVKVALDDFGTGFSSLSYLEKLPLSILKIDKSFLNNVHKGSKESFLLISIINMAHDLGYSVVAEGVEELEQLELLQSFQCDEIQGYWLSKPIPFPEIIPFLNQFYKKDH, translated from the coding sequence ATGGGAAGCCCAATCAGTGTTTTAATTCTAGAAAACGATTCCAATAGCGTTTTTGATATCGTTCGAGAAATGAAGGCAAATGGAGTAAGCCCACTCTACAAAGTGGTTGAATCATTTGGCTCCTTTGAATCCACCGTGTTAGAGGAAGATTGGGATGCGATTCTTTGTAGCACGCGAAAACCATTCTCGTTAGAAGTTCCGCTTTATCTGAAATTCTTACATGAGAAAAAAATAGATATTCCGGTCATCCTTCTCTCCGATCCAGAAGAATTTCAAAAAAATCTCTCGTATATGAAATCGGGTGTGAATGACATCATCGATCGCAAAACTCTTCTTCGATTGACAGAAGTGTTAGAGAGGGAACGTCGCGAGCTTGTCTATCGAAAAGAAAAGAACACAACAGAAAGTTTTTTGTTCCAATCGCTTAAAGAAATCCAACTTCAGAAATTTGCGTTAGACCAAGCCAATATAGTATCCATCACAGATGCAAATGGCATCATCACGTATGTAAATGATGCGTTTGCTGAGGTCACTGGGTTTCATGTAACTGAATTGTTAGGCCAAAATCACAGAATCCTAAAAAGCCAAAATAAATCAAAAGAAGAGTGGGAAAAAATTTGGGAATCCATACACAAAGGTAACGTTTGGCGAGGCGAAATTCAAAATATAAAAAAAGACGGTTCTTTCTTTTGGGTTGATACAACCATCGTACCATTTACAGGCAATGATGGTTCAGTTTTTCAGTACATTGCGATTCATCATGATATCACCGATCGAAAATTAGCCGAAGAACAACTAACGCATGATGCGTTTTATGACAACCTAACCGGACTACCGAATCGAGCACTTTATTTAGCAAGAATTGAACAAAAAATTTTTACTTATAATATCAAAAACGATGGGTATCCCATTTTATTTTGCATCAATATTGATAACTTCAAACGGATCAATCATTCCTTAGGTAATGAAGCCGGAGATAAAATTCTTATCATTTTTTCCCAGAGATTAAAGCAATTTTCAGATAAGGAAGCCATAATCACTAGATTAGGAGCGGATAACTTTTCCATTTTGGTAAGTCATTTGCTTTCCATTGAAGAAGCGGTGGATTACGCACATCGATTGTTAGAATACATTGAGGATCCGATCCCACTTGGTGGTTATGAAATTTATTTAACTGCTTCTTGTGGGATTTCAGCCTTTGGACTTGGTGGAAAAGAAGCAGATGTTCTTTTGCGGAATGCCGAAATTGCAATGTTTCATGCCAAATCGCAGAAGGTAGGCACTGTCTCTGTGTTCAACCAAGCGATGCAGGAGAAAATCCACTTTCAATTAGAAATTCAAAATGATTTAAAAAAAGCACTGAGTCAAAACGAAATATCTGTATTTTATCAGCCAATTTTAGATCTAAAAAGTAACAAAATTGGACACTGGGAAGCGCTTGTTAGGTGGAGGCATCCACAAAGAGGAATGGTTTCTCCTGCAGAGTTTATTCCACTGGCAGAAGACTCTGGTCTAATTGTACCGATCACTCGGTTCGTTTTAGAGCAAACTGCAAATGTGATCGAAGAAGTGCAATTGAAAAATGGTTATCCTATATCCATTGCAGTGAATCTGAGCCCACAAGTTTTCTTCGATCAAAATATTTTTCATTGGATAGTAGACTTACACAGACAAAGAAAAATTCCTTATAGCAGTCTGCAGGTGGAAATCACGGAAAGTTTAGCGATGAGAAATCTATCGGACACGGTTCCCATTCTTTCCAATCTCATCGATATTGGTGTAAAGGTTGCTTTGGATGATTTTGGGACAGGTTTTTCTTCCTTATCTTATTTGGAAAAGTTACCATTATCCATATTGAAAATTGATAAATCGTTTTTAAATAATGTTCACAAAGGTTCAAAAGAAAGTTTTCTATTAATCTCAATCATCAATATGGCGCATGACTTAGGTTATTCCGTTGTGGCAGAAGGAGTAGAAGAACTGGAACAATTGGAACTTCTTCAATCCTTTCAATGTGATGAAATTCAGGGATATTGGTTGTCGAAACCAATTCCATTTCCAGAAATCATTCCATTCTTAAATCAATTTTATAAAAAGGACCATTGA
- a CDS encoding STAS domain-containing protein, whose translation MNFTTKQVKNHTVVTLEGSLDIYSAPALKKELHKIIDDGAESVAIDMINIKLLDSSGIALLANLQKKLKSEEGQFFLLNVSQDVMVILKLSSLDKFFTILGSEGELP comes from the coding sequence ATGAATTTCACAACAAAACAAGTTAAAAATCATACAGTTGTTACTCTAGAGGGATCCCTCGACATATATTCCGCACCTGCACTAAAGAAAGAGCTTCATAAAATCATCGATGATGGAGCTGAGTCGGTAGCAATCGATATGATCAACATTAAGTTGCTAGATTCTTCTGGAATTGCATTACTTGCGAATTTGCAGAAAAAACTGAAGTCCGAAGAAGGGCAGTTTTTTCTTCTAAATGTGAGCCAAGACGTAATGGTCATTTTGAAACTTTCCAGCTTGGATAAGTTTTTCACCATCTTGGGGAGTGAAGGAGAACTTCCTTAA